The Halogranum gelatinilyticum genome includes a window with the following:
- a CDS encoding malectin domain-containing carbohydrate-binding protein: MKRKPTHTPTLRTLLVLTMAVLLVVSAGATSVVLAASTQVAIAPASQSVGTGSTTTVDVVATQATEGVGSYEFTISVDDPTVASITDVDLAGDPDESVSDITIAADGSSATVAVFASDTTGTGEVVLATVTVAADAAGTATFSVDDQSVNIGTDAAEDYDITGTSDATVTVGATDDLSIEQAVASADSTGDDTVIEISELQLATNWWATETAVPNTGGETIDLSMLQQLTNMWATGATVSTPASMQITSTSVDGSNVTVTWDGTKAMDTDHVHVQLDDNDYVGGQPIDGSYTFENVAAGEHTVTVTVADMVHTEYTNPEATDTATVTVAPSLTSSSLVEVTPDSTNIDQTTYGFGSYQVTNTGETDIVSVSFDLSTASMPDMVFDPDGTAGDPTGEGLNIVSDGGTGITTAGGGSDEAFSQPHNGVDGADGYDVMTVEFGDFQPGETATFWADNDPTSIKGATVSSQEAGPVSGLELARSTVTVTYADGTSQTANLMGDGSVGGSTAVLDGEEAPAPTIGVDGVSLDGSVLDGYHSGAVVSEAAQTVTVTGEPGETVTLVRVEGELSLSDVPNGGYDIEALEANNAVNVEYISVTLDGNGEASVPVTLTNGPDDSDEAGFNYFVAAHGVASGDMGDASNVVVLKYEQSSGPTEFYVNSGGAEYTATDSTTYAADVNFVGGTPFASDGLEIAGTDDDTLYQTERYGTFEYAIPLANGAYDVTLHFAEIYHGVQNGNGVGAREFDVAIEGQQVLDNYDIIADAGSATATTKTYTADVTDGELNIQFTAEVDQAKVSAIGIAPSDGSTGPGSADIAVNANGGIDASTFNGGSFSIENTGDQPISSVSFDLSESAVPDAVFDPTGTAGDATAKGLVIDSESGDGVGVVSTADADVFSQPHNGVDGTDGYDVLTIEFGDFEPGEVVTFSTDIDPTTIQGASTTGGAGSVSGLELAGSAVSVSYGDGATQTTDLFGDGSAGGAQATAKSVVPSAPTLGVQDVTLAATDFPGHEAATVGDTAQTLTLSGPADGTVQLIQMELSTPPSDGYDIDAYEGDNAQAVNTQSVSLDANGEATVSVTLSDTNLNYFVAAVQDGSGDTGVASNTVILEVGSTEPQILHRVNAGEATTVAATGDGPDWTGVGDTSSPYLVSVASTGAGNYCAGDAITAGSTVPSSTPDAVFDCERYGEMTWAFSVDSGQTVDVRLYFGNSYPGASEPGQRQFNVSIEGQQVLEQYDPVADVGHATGVLKSFTATDDGDGTITVVFEQGAFENPEIRAIEIIESEGSA; encoded by the coding sequence ATGAAACGCAAACCAACCCATACACCAACACTCAGAACACTCCTCGTGCTCACGATGGCGGTGCTTCTCGTCGTCTCGGCGGGAGCCACCAGCGTCGTGCTCGCGGCGAGTACGCAGGTAGCGATCGCTCCGGCCAGTCAGTCGGTCGGCACCGGGAGCACGACGACAGTCGACGTCGTCGCCACACAGGCGACGGAGGGCGTCGGCTCCTACGAGTTCACCATCTCGGTGGACGACCCGACGGTCGCGTCCATCACCGACGTCGATCTGGCCGGCGACCCCGACGAGAGCGTCAGTGACATTACCATCGCTGCCGACGGCTCGTCGGCGACAGTCGCCGTCTTCGCGTCCGACACGACCGGAACCGGCGAGGTCGTCCTCGCCACGGTCACGGTGGCAGCCGACGCGGCCGGAACGGCGACGTTCTCGGTCGACGACCAGTCGGTGAACATCGGCACGGACGCCGCAGAGGACTACGACATCACCGGCACGAGCGACGCCACGGTGACCGTCGGGGCGACCGACGACCTGTCCATCGAACAGGCGGTCGCCAGTGCCGACTCGACCGGCGACGACACGGTCATCGAGATCTCGGAGCTGCAGCTCGCTACCAACTGGTGGGCGACCGAGACCGCCGTCCCGAACACCGGCGGCGAGACGATCGACCTCTCGATGCTCCAACAGCTCACCAACATGTGGGCGACCGGTGCGACCGTGAGCACTCCGGCGTCGATGCAGATTACCAGCACCTCCGTCGACGGGTCGAACGTCACCGTCACGTGGGACGGGACGAAGGCGATGGACACCGACCACGTCCACGTCCAACTCGACGACAACGACTACGTCGGCGGCCAGCCCATCGACGGCTCGTACACGTTCGAGAACGTCGCGGCGGGCGAACACACCGTCACCGTCACCGTGGCGGACATGGTGCACACGGAGTACACGAACCCCGAAGCGACCGACACGGCGACCGTCACGGTCGCCCCCAGCCTCACCAGCTCGTCGCTGGTCGAGGTGACGCCGGACAGCACGAACATCGACCAGACGACCTACGGCTTCGGCTCCTACCAGGTGACGAACACCGGTGAGACCGACATCGTGTCCGTCTCGTTCGACCTGAGTACGGCGAGTATGCCGGATATGGTCTTCGACCCGGACGGGACGGCCGGCGACCCGACCGGTGAGGGCCTCAACATCGTCAGCGACGGTGGAACGGGAATCACGACGGCCGGCGGCGGCTCGGACGAGGCGTTCTCCCAGCCGCACAACGGCGTCGACGGTGCCGACGGCTACGACGTCATGACCGTCGAGTTCGGCGACTTCCAGCCCGGCGAGACGGCGACCTTCTGGGCCGACAACGACCCGACCAGCATCAAGGGCGCGACGGTCAGCTCCCAGGAGGCCGGTCCCGTCTCCGGACTGGAACTCGCCCGTTCGACGGTGACGGTCACCTACGCGGACGGCACGTCCCAGACGGCCAACCTGATGGGTGACGGCTCCGTCGGTGGCTCGACCGCCGTCCTCGACGGCGAGGAAGCCCCGGCACCGACCATCGGTGTCGACGGTGTCAGCCTCGACGGCAGCGTCCTCGACGGCTACCACAGCGGCGCGGTCGTCTCCGAGGCCGCCCAGACCGTGACGGTCACCGGCGAACCCGGAGAGACTGTCACGCTCGTGCGCGTCGAGGGCGAACTCTCGCTGAGCGACGTCCCGAACGGCGGCTACGACATCGAAGCACTGGAAGCGAACAACGCAGTGAACGTCGAGTACATCAGCGTCACGCTCGACGGCAACGGTGAGGCGTCGGTGCCGGTCACCCTGACCAATGGCCCCGACGACAGTGACGAAGCCGGCTTCAACTACTTCGTGGCGGCCCACGGGGTCGCCTCCGGCGACATGGGCGACGCCTCGAACGTCGTCGTCCTGAAGTACGAACAGTCGAGCGGCCCGACCGAGTTCTACGTGAACTCGGGTGGGGCAGAGTACACGGCGACGGACAGCACGACCTACGCGGCTGACGTGAACTTCGTCGGTGGCACGCCGTTCGCCAGCGACGGTCTCGAGATCGCAGGCACTGACGACGACACGCTCTACCAGACCGAGCGGTACGGCACGTTCGAGTACGCCATCCCGCTCGCCAACGGGGCGTACGACGTCACGCTCCACTTCGCCGAAATCTACCACGGTGTGCAGAACGGTAACGGCGTCGGCGCACGCGAATTCGACGTCGCAATCGAAGGCCAGCAGGTCCTCGACAACTACGACATCATCGCCGACGCCGGTTCCGCGACGGCGACGACGAAGACCTACACGGCCGACGTGACCGACGGCGAACTGAACATCCAGTTCACCGCTGAGGTGGACCAGGCAAAGGTCTCGGCGATCGGCATCGCACCGTCCGACGGTAGCACCGGTCCCGGCTCGGCCGACATCGCAGTCAACGCCAACGGGGGCATCGACGCGAGTACCTTCAACGGCGGTTCGTTCAGCATCGAGAACACCGGCGACCAGCCCATCTCCTCGGTCTCGTTCGACCTGAGTGAGAGCGCGGTCCCGGATGCGGTCTTCGACCCCACCGGCACGGCTGGTGACGCGACCGCGAAGGGACTCGTCATCGACAGCGAGTCCGGTGACGGCGTGGGTGTCGTCAGTACCGCCGACGCCGACGTGTTCAGTCAACCACACAACGGCGTCGACGGCACCGACGGCTACGACGTCCTGACCATCGAGTTCGGGGACTTCGAGCCTGGCGAGGTCGTGACCTTCTCGACGGACATCGACCCGACGACCATCCAAGGTGCCTCCACGACCGGTGGTGCCGGGTCCGTTTCGGGGCTGGAACTCGCGGGCAGTGCCGTGAGCGTCTCGTACGGTGACGGGGCGACCCAGACGACCGACCTCTTCGGCGACGGCAGCGCGGGTGGCGCGCAGGCCACCGCGAAGTCCGTCGTCCCGAGCGCACCTACGCTCGGCGTGCAGGACGTCACGCTGGCCGCGACGGACTTCCCTGGCCACGAGGCGGCCACCGTGGGCGACACGGCACAGACACTGACGCTCAGCGGTCCGGCGGACGGAACGGTCCAGCTGATCCAGATGGAACTCAGCACGCCGCCGTCCGATGGTTACGACATCGACGCCTACGAGGGCGACAACGCTCAGGCGGTCAACACTCAGTCCGTCTCGCTCGACGCGAACGGCGAGGCAACCGTCTCGGTGACGCTCTCGGACACGAACCTGAACTACTTCGTCGCGGCCGTCCAGGACGGCAGCGGTGATACCGGGGTGGCCTCGAACACGGTCATCCTGGAAGTCGGAAGCACCGAACCGCAGATTCTCCACCGCGTGAACGCGGGTGAGGCGACGACCGTCGCGGCAACCGGCGACGGCCCCGACTGGACGGGCGTCGGGGACACCAGTTCGCCGTATCTCGTCTCTGTCGCGAGCACCGGTGCGGGGAACTACTGCGCTGGCGACGCCATCACGGCCGGGAGCACCGTCCCCTCGTCGACACCGGACGCCGTGTTCGACTGTGAACGCTACGGCGAGATGACCTGGGCGTTCTCGGTGGACTCCGGGCAGACGGTCGACGTCCGACTCTACTTCGGCAACTCGTACCCCGGTGCGAGCGAGCCCGGCCAGCGACAGTTCAACGTCTCCATCGAGGGCCAACAGGTACTCGAACAGTACGACCCCGTGGCCGACGTCGGCCACGCGACTGGGGTTCTGAAGAGCTTTACTGCGACCGACGATGGCGACGGCACCATCACGGTCGTCTTCGAGCAAGGTGCGTTCGAGAACCCGGAGATCAGAGCAATCGAAATCATCGAATCGGAGGGCAGCGCGTAG